Below is a window of Lacibacter sp. H407 DNA.
GCCGCTTGGTACACAATCAGTGTGGGGCTGGCATAGTTTTCCGAATACAGAAAATCTGAAGGTTGAGGAAGCACAGAAAGTGTATGAGTTGGAAGGAAGAAAAATTTCTTATACCGTTCAGCCGAAAGAGCCGGGCAGAGTGAAGATGGCGGTGGAATATTTCCGAGTGAACCCGCATCGTTTGCAGTTAGGCAATATTGGGTTGGAAATAAAAAAGAAAGATGGAACACTTGCAACAGTGAACGATATCCAAACAGTGAGCCAGGAGTTAAATGTCTGGACAGGTGTGATCACCAGCAATTTTGCTGTAGAAGGAGTGCCTGTAAAAGTAACCACCGCTGCACATCAGCAACACGATGCCGTTTCGTTCCGTATTGAATCGCCATTACTATTTAAAAACAGGATCACTGTACGTTTACGTTTTCCTTATCCCAATGCACAGTTTAAAGATGGAGGAGACAATTTTAAGAGCGATGAAAAACATAGCTCTTCACTCACAAGCACTACCGGCAGTGCTCTGATAAAGCGAACGCTTGATACAACCAATTATTACGTTGATGTGAACTGGACTTCTTCTGCAACAATCAAAAAGGTAGGCACACATTATTTTCAACTGCTGCCTGTTACAGGAAAAGGTTCATTTGAATGCAGTTTCAGTTTCTCGGAAAAGAAACCCTTAACCACGATCACCAACTTCTTTAAAACAAAACAAAGCAGTGAGCTAAGCTGGAAGAAATTCTGGCTTAATGGTGGTGCGGTTGATTTCTCAGCCACAAAAGATCCCCGTGCATTTGAATTAGAACGCAGAGTAGTGTTATCACAATACCTCACCAAAGTACAATGCTCGGCTGCTTATCCTCCACAGGAAACAGGCTTAACGTATAACAGCTGGTATGGTAAACCACATCTGGAAATGCATTGGTGGCATGCGGTGCATTATGCACAATGGGGCCGGCCGGAGCTGATGGAGAAAAGTCTGGACTGGTATTTTACTGTTGCAGAAAAAGCAAAGCTCATTGCCAAGCGACAAGGCTTTGAAGGGTTGCGTTGGCAAAAGATGACGGATAATAATGGTGATGAAGCGCCATCGTCTGTCGGTGCATTCCTCATCTGGCAGCAACCTCATTTTATTTATATGGCGGAGTTGATGTATCGTCATAATCCAACAAGTAAAACACTCAATAAATACAAAGAGTTGTTATTTGCGACTGCCGATTTCATGGCATCGTTTCCTTCTTACAATGCAGCAACAAAAAAATATAATCTGGGTAAAGGATTAATTCCTGCACAGGAATGTTTTGATGCAGTATCTACTTTTAATCCAACCTATGAATTGTCATACTGGAGCTGGGCATTGGAAGTTGCACAGCAATGGAGAGTGCGTTCCGGTTTGCCCAGAGAAAAGAAGTGGGACGAGATCATTAACAATCTGGCACCATTGCCACAATTGAACGGTGTTTATCTCGCAGCAGGCAACACACCTGATTGTTATGAAAAAGGATCGAAGTATTTAACCGATCATCCTGCGGTGTTAGGAGCTTACAGTACAATACCTGCTGCCAATGGTTTGGATACGGTGGTGATGAAGAAAACCTATTTCACAGTTTTGGAAAAATGGGATTGGAATGAAACATGGGGTTGGGATTATCCGCTCATGGCGATGACGGCTGCACGTTTGCACATGGGTGAAGAAGCGGTGAATGCATTGCTGATGCCAGTGCGTACGAATACGTATTTAATCAACGGACATAATTTCCAGGATGATCGTTTAACGATTTATCTTCCCGGTAATGGTGGTGTGTTGAACGCTGTTGCCTTGATGTGTACGGGTGCCGATGCAGACAAAGGAATCAATATTGGTTTTCCAAAAACATGGAATGTAAAATGGGAAGGACTAAAGAAAATGTTTTAATGAAGAGATTTATTTCAGTTGTTACTAGTTTGTTTTTTTTGTTGACTGCAATTAATGCGCAGGAAACAAAAAAGCTATGGCATGGCATTGAACGGGAGTTGCGTTATCGTCCGGAAGGAAATGATATTGTCATTGAAAACGGAACAAGTCGTTTCAACCGTGCATTATATGGCGGCAACACAGCATTTCGTGCAGAAGCAGGTGATTTGCCTGAGTTTGCATTGTATATGCCTGGCATGGGCGGTAATCTAAAATTCGGCATTGTAATAAATGGAAAAAGTAAATGGCTGATCGAGTGTAAAAAGATCAAAGCCATTTATCGTGCAGGTTCCATGCTGTACGAAATAAAAGATGAGTTGTTAGGTGAGGGCATCATTCGTCTACATCTAATTGCCTTGTATTCAAGTGAAGGAATGATCGTTCAACTGCAAACAGAAAATATTTCAACTGCTGTGCAATTAGTTGCCGTGTATGGCGGTGCTACCGGAAAAAAGTTTTCACGTGACGGTGATATTGGAGCCGATCCTGAATCTTCTTTTTATTTAAAACCTGAGTATTGCAAGGATAATATTTTCAAGATCCAAAAAAACAGTTTTCAATTGCTGTATGGTTTTGCAAAACCATTGAGTGAAGAGGAACGATACGAGGTACAGCATCTTCCTGCAAATGCAAACAATACATCTTCCGCAGCTGACAAAGGAAAAGAACTTATTGGTATTTTTCCAACATTATCAATACTGAAAATTAAGGATGCCACTCAACAGCAATCGCCTGCTAAATTATTACTGGCTGATAGTAATGTAACAGCGCCAATAGTAACCGCAACTCTTCAATTGAAGAATAAGGAAGTTTATTACTTCACAGTACAAAAACCTGCAAAGAATAGTATTATTTATTATGATGTACTACCACGATTGTTTCAGCAGGCAGAAGCAGCAAGAAAAAAACTGGCTGATCGTATCAAAGTCTCAACACCTGATCCGTTCATCAATACATTGGGTTCTGTGTTAGGCATTGCTGCTGATGCGGTGTGGGAAGATCCATCGTTTATGCATGGTGCCATTGCATGGCGTATGCGTTTGAATGGCTGGCGTGGTGCTTATATTGCAGATGTGTTTGGTTGGCACGATCGTGCAAAAAAACATTTTAACGGTTATGCATTGTCGCAGGTAACAATGCCATTGACCGGGCCTGTTGTTGCAGATACAGCATTACATTTGGGTCGTCAGCAGGAAAAGCTTGGCACATCTGTTTTCAGCAGCGGTTATATCTCCCGCAATCCGGGTGGTGATCTGCGTGCACATCACTACGATATGAACCTGGTGTTCATCGATCAGTTGCTCAATCATTTTAACTGGACAGGTGATACTGCTTATGTTCGACAAATGTGGCCATTGCTTGTTCGTCATCTTGATTGGGAGAAACGAAACTTTGATGCAGATGGCGATGGCTTGTATGATTCGTATGCTGCTATCTGGGCAAGTGATGCATTGCAATACAGTGGAGGCGGCGTTACGCATTCATCGGCGTATAACTATCGTTCAAACAAAATGGCAGCACAGCTGGCAAAGATTGTTGGTGTTGATGGAACGAAGTATGAAATTGAAGCAAATAAAATTCTTGATGCTATCAATGAAGAGTTATGGATGCAGAACAAAGGTTGGTATGCAGAATACAAAGATCTGTTGGGGAATAAACTGTTGCATGAATCGGCTGCATTGTGGACCATCTATCATGCATTGGATGAGGGAATAGCTGATCCGTTTCAATCGTATCAATCATTGCACTATGTAAACTATTACATTCCACATATTCCCATTGTTGCAAAAGGATTGAAAGATTCATCGCTTTATACATTGTCAACCACCAACTGGCAACCTTATACCTGGAGTTTGAATAATGTAGCGTTGGCAGAACTGCTGCACACTGCATTGGCTTACTGGCAGGGTGGCGATAAAGAAGAAGCGTATCGGTTATGGAAGAGTTCGTTGATGGAGAGTATGTATCTCGGTGCAAGTCCGGGGAGTATTCAGCAATTGAGTTTTTATGATGCGATAAGAGGCGAGTTGTACAGAGATTTTGCTGATCCGATAGCTATGGCTGGCAGAACATTGGTGGAAGGTTTGTTTGGTGTGTTGCCCGATGCGTTGAATGATCGGTTGGTAATTAAACCAGGTTTGCCGAAACAATGGAAC
It encodes the following:
- a CDS encoding DUF4450 domain-containing protein; amino-acid sequence: MKRFISVVTSLFFLLTAINAQETKKLWHGIERELRYRPEGNDIVIENGTSRFNRALYGGNTAFRAEAGDLPEFALYMPGMGGNLKFGIVINGKSKWLIECKKIKAIYRAGSMLYEIKDELLGEGIIRLHLIALYSSEGMIVQLQTENISTAVQLVAVYGGATGKKFSRDGDIGADPESSFYLKPEYCKDNIFKIQKNSFQLLYGFAKPLSEEERYEVQHLPANANNTSSAADKGKELIGIFPTLSILKIKDATQQQSPAKLLLADSNVTAPIVTATLQLKNKEVYYFTVQKPAKNSIIYYDVLPRLFQQAEAARKKLADRIKVSTPDPFINTLGSVLGIAADAVWEDPSFMHGAIAWRMRLNGWRGAYIADVFGWHDRAKKHFNGYALSQVTMPLTGPVVADTALHLGRQQEKLGTSVFSSGYISRNPGGDLRAHHYDMNLVFIDQLLNHFNWTGDTAYVRQMWPLLVRHLDWEKRNFDADGDGLYDSYAAIWASDALQYSGGGVTHSSAYNYRSNKMAAQLAKIVGVDGTKYEIEANKILDAINEELWMQNKGWYAEYKDLLGNKLLHESAALWTIYHALDEGIADPFQSYQSLHYVNYYIPHIPIVAKGLKDSSLYTLSTTNWQPYTWSLNNVALAELLHTALAYWQGGDKEEAYRLWKSSLMESMYLGASPGSIQQLSFYDAIRGELYRDFADPIAMAGRTLVEGLFGVLPDALNDRLVIKPGLPKQWNNAALTTPNIQFVFKRTRLTEEYILQPTFSKQLKLQLIIPAYRESVESITVNDKLVQWKVVDSIIGTPSLQIDAVPAKSYAIIIKWKGEGFEKPVHKQAYNSKELVQVKLNKAIITNTYQPVEVLRNLVRRTNMISGNLSNAGLNSLYLQLKQGDFSWFEPLSFSLIEDEPFVKTVTITPETKFETVDITPHFNDVVTNIFKNDYLSPRPAVPTLQLPTQGIGNWAYPLVTANINDSGLRAKAGLKNEVLINQIPFKTTSTEKKNIVFTSMWDNYPDSVVLPLSGTASHAYFLMAGSTNPMQSRMVNGAITVHYTDGSSSVLELKNPENWWPIEQDYFIDEYAFATGAPKPIRVSLKTGDVIPEKYKYTSIKGFANYAIDGGAATMLDLPLNPGKQLKSLVLKTIANDVVIGLMGITLLQ